The Gemmata palustris genome includes a region encoding these proteins:
- a CDS encoding chemotaxis protein CheW — MLGLVFQVGPDKVVVDVRRVREVVPRVQLTAVHGAPPWIAGVFVYRGRVVPVVDLHALAGVGECPQHLSSRIILFPYPLGIPEALVGVLATQVAEVREIRPAVTQPIPGPPGRPSLGPALVDGSGILRLLDPDWLLAQIAPGSGGLIGAGLES, encoded by the coding sequence ATGCTCGGACTCGTTTTCCAAGTCGGCCCGGACAAAGTCGTGGTGGACGTGCGCCGCGTCCGCGAGGTCGTTCCGCGCGTGCAACTGACGGCCGTTCACGGGGCGCCGCCGTGGATCGCCGGGGTGTTCGTGTACCGCGGGCGCGTCGTGCCGGTCGTGGACCTGCACGCGCTCGCGGGGGTCGGCGAGTGCCCGCAGCACCTGAGCAGCCGCATCATCTTGTTCCCGTACCCGCTCGGGATTCCCGAAGCGCTGGTCGGGGTACTCGCCACGCAGGTCGCTGAGGTCCGCGAGATCCGCCCCGCGGTCACGCAACCCATTCCCGGACCACCGGGCCGGCCGAGTCTCGGCCCCGCGCTCGTGGACGGCTCCGGCATCCTGCGCCTGCTCGACCCGGATTGGCTCCTCGCGCAGATCGCGCCCGGCTCGGGCGGGTTGATCGGGGCGGGGCTCGAATCGTGA
- a CDS encoding SpoIIE family protein phosphatase: protein MRETHPIKVLLVDDQPMVGETVRRMLADEPDVEFRFCSKPTDAIDVANEFKPTVILQDLVMPDIDGLQLVRYFRANSGTRDVPLVVLSSKEEPTVKAKAFALGANDYMVKLPDKLEVVARVKYHSRGFVALLERNEAYRALAETQREMAAELARAARYVQSLLPVPLTSGPIRIAWKFVPSTQLAGDMFGYHWLDPEHLALYLLDVSGHGVGSALLAVSAANVLSANSIPGADARDPGAVVTKLNDMFQMERQDGKYFTIWYGVYRPADKTLAYCNAGHPPAFLLSAGTIHSLEADAPAVGMMPDLPYATNTVPVAEGARLLVFSDGIMEVEQADGTMWPFADFLERVTSQLTTDGDLLSRHLDFVRALGGREVLADDFSMMDIRF, encoded by the coding sequence ATGCGCGAAACGCACCCCATTAAAGTCCTGCTCGTCGACGACCAGCCGATGGTCGGCGAAACCGTGCGCCGGATGCTCGCGGACGAGCCGGACGTCGAGTTCCGGTTCTGCTCCAAGCCGACCGACGCCATTGATGTCGCGAACGAGTTCAAGCCCACCGTCATCCTGCAAGACCTCGTGATGCCGGACATCGACGGGCTGCAACTGGTGCGGTACTTTCGCGCCAATTCCGGCACGCGCGACGTGCCACTCGTTGTGCTTTCGAGCAAAGAAGAGCCAACAGTGAAGGCGAAAGCGTTCGCGCTGGGGGCGAACGACTACATGGTGAAGCTCCCCGACAAGCTCGAAGTCGTGGCGCGCGTGAAGTATCACTCGCGCGGGTTCGTGGCCCTTCTGGAACGAAATGAGGCGTACCGCGCGCTCGCGGAAACGCAGCGCGAGATGGCCGCGGAACTCGCCCGCGCTGCCCGGTACGTCCAATCGCTGTTGCCCGTTCCACTCACGTCCGGCCCGATCCGAATCGCCTGGAAGTTCGTGCCGTCCACGCAACTCGCCGGCGACATGTTCGGTTACCACTGGCTCGATCCCGAGCACCTCGCGCTCTACCTCCTGGACGTCAGCGGGCACGGGGTCGGATCGGCACTGTTAGCGGTGTCGGCCGCGAACGTGCTCTCCGCCAACTCGATCCCCGGGGCCGACGCGCGCGACCCCGGCGCGGTGGTTACCAAGCTCAACGATATGTTCCAGATGGAGCGTCAGGACGGCAAATACTTCACCATTTGGTACGGGGTCTACCGCCCGGCCGACAAAACACTCGCGTACTGCAACGCGGGGCACCCGCCCGCGTTCCTGCTCTCCGCGGGGACCATCCATTCGCTCGAGGCCGATGCCCCCGCGGTCGGCATGATGCCGGACCTGCCTTACGCGACCAACACCGTGCCGGTCGCAGAAGGCGCCCGGCTCCTCGTGTTCAGCGACGGTATCATGGAAGTCGAGCAGGCCGACGGCACGATGTGGCCGTTCGCCGACTTCCTCGAGCGCGTGACGTCCCAGCTCACCACGGACGGCGATCTACTGAGTCGGCACCTCGATTTCGTTCGCGCGCTCGGGGGGCGGGAGGTGCTCGCGGACGATTTTTCGATGATGGATATACGGTTTTAA
- a CDS encoding BRCT domain-containing protein, translating to MAAVLTLDDVRKAWDARDPRLITLIEQLCNQPIPAPETPIRAGALTFDKFLSQLRDWRYRQKTPEEQAHYRIETLKALEDPKAEVPLADKLKVHEVIFTLWESNDALARDYLLRIIAKVPLVYGPWKAIKRIFKESEAKNDTEVYGAIAARLDMAHAGGSYNKQVSGATVAYCARRAWRYLRRVGLHLPATYPDVACEFLVNYTDNVRLTGTWVFNHILFHDSKKYGRSNFRFSWNDKSADPTNLKNRAYGDLWKRSHRPLFSLLERAKSDAVRDYATTALKTDFRQVLRDTEPAWVVRLVAVPSRAIHDFVVWLLQNVPKFEQSAFRSLGLHEAVLKLFDSPSADARKYAANYARTHARDLPVSELIRLANNDNEDVRKLARDLLGEKDPRTGVGLDAWGQLLETEHGHKFAADAITKHFGAKELTPEWFQGRMLSDSDEAFGFATKLLPKIHNLKELGAAFFVTLLQKVEPNDSDKSERVVDYAAGELAKHYELDALDRELLKWLALFPPTANYITNWVNQGKIKKAQTLGMDFLKTIAFQPDWDASPWLTEFKLKNGAWAKELSFDESRAATVLRWFQDVRKFTTTELGFDWLMRLVARSEPMYHDFASDRLIRTFLPADFASRDEQPAPTTTTAAPATGGKVDLGKATFSFTGKLANITPADAEAQVKAANGVPTANVSPKLHYLVVGDSGSPFLGQGAKGAKHVKAEELNSKGANISIISETMFLQMLSGQQVTATADATTRGCERLWQLVIAPGPADAPVGRFAREYVRRHHTDIAQKLTDKPVDPGAEIPSSFLSLERVFPLFSESRKPLREFALELASWEFARWNPGVDYLVSMADIPFMDVRRFVAKSLLAEDTPPNRPFRLDPAKLEASAVYRFCESNDEETRALGMELIKRLPKLRVPDELFRLSESPDRKVRAFVIRALWTVYRDRGLTPDWKPPLPPKPTVGAKAKKDAEKAAANRGEGVPHRPEKWPAEKPTLSEFLRSILFEIPPGRPEKSRDAVEDTDSTDPNAPKPDRVVSVKPLPARRAKLDLVEVMRDLGLEDKQFGSGILPLLDEFMTSRGPSERAACLVAVTRIRHKYPELKKEDA from the coding sequence ATGGCGGCGGTTTTGACGCTGGACGATGTCCGCAAGGCCTGGGACGCGCGCGATCCTCGACTCATCACGCTGATCGAGCAACTCTGTAACCAGCCGATTCCCGCGCCCGAAACGCCGATCCGCGCGGGGGCGCTCACGTTCGATAAGTTCCTGTCTCAATTGCGCGACTGGCGCTACCGCCAGAAGACGCCCGAGGAGCAGGCGCACTACCGCATCGAGACGCTCAAGGCGCTCGAAGACCCGAAGGCGGAAGTGCCGCTCGCGGACAAACTGAAGGTCCACGAGGTGATCTTCACGCTGTGGGAATCGAACGACGCGCTCGCCCGCGATTACCTCTTACGCATCATCGCGAAGGTGCCGCTCGTTTACGGCCCGTGGAAGGCGATCAAGCGGATCTTCAAGGAATCGGAAGCCAAGAACGACACGGAGGTTTACGGCGCGATCGCGGCGCGGCTCGATATGGCGCACGCGGGCGGCAGTTACAACAAACAGGTGAGCGGCGCAACGGTCGCCTACTGCGCGCGCCGGGCCTGGCGCTACCTGCGCCGCGTCGGGCTGCACCTGCCCGCGACTTATCCCGACGTCGCGTGCGAATTCCTCGTCAACTACACCGACAACGTCCGACTGACCGGAACGTGGGTGTTCAACCACATCCTGTTCCACGACTCGAAGAAATACGGGCGCTCCAACTTCCGGTTCAGTTGGAACGACAAATCGGCCGACCCCACCAATCTGAAGAACCGCGCATACGGCGACCTCTGGAAGCGGAGCCACCGCCCGCTGTTCTCGCTCCTGGAACGTGCGAAGTCCGACGCGGTCCGTGACTATGCCACCACCGCGCTGAAGACCGACTTCCGGCAAGTGCTCCGCGACACCGAACCGGCCTGGGTCGTGCGGCTCGTCGCGGTGCCGAGTCGTGCGATTCATGACTTCGTGGTGTGGTTGCTTCAGAACGTCCCGAAGTTCGAGCAGAGCGCGTTCCGCTCACTTGGGCTGCACGAAGCGGTTCTCAAACTGTTCGATTCGCCGTCGGCCGATGCGCGGAAGTACGCCGCGAACTACGCACGCACGCACGCACGCGACCTGCCCGTCAGCGAACTCATCCGGCTCGCGAACAACGACAACGAAGACGTCCGAAAGCTCGCACGCGACCTCCTCGGCGAGAAAGACCCGCGCACGGGTGTGGGGCTCGATGCGTGGGGCCAGTTGCTCGAAACCGAACACGGCCACAAGTTCGCCGCGGACGCGATCACCAAACACTTCGGCGCGAAGGAACTCACCCCCGAGTGGTTCCAGGGCCGGATGCTTTCAGACAGCGATGAGGCGTTCGGGTTCGCCACGAAGTTGCTGCCGAAGATTCACAACTTGAAAGAACTCGGGGCCGCGTTCTTTGTGACGCTGCTCCAGAAGGTCGAGCCGAACGACAGCGACAAGAGCGAGCGCGTCGTGGATTACGCCGCGGGCGAACTCGCCAAGCACTACGAACTCGACGCACTCGATCGCGAACTGCTCAAGTGGCTCGCGCTGTTCCCGCCGACCGCGAACTACATCACCAACTGGGTGAACCAGGGCAAAATCAAGAAGGCCCAAACACTCGGGATGGACTTCCTGAAGACGATCGCGTTCCAGCCCGATTGGGACGCATCGCCCTGGTTGACTGAGTTCAAGCTCAAGAACGGCGCATGGGCAAAGGAACTGTCGTTCGACGAGAGCCGCGCCGCGACCGTGTTGCGCTGGTTCCAGGACGTGCGCAAGTTCACGACCACGGAACTCGGGTTCGACTGGCTCATGCGGCTCGTGGCCCGCAGCGAGCCGATGTACCACGACTTCGCCAGCGATCGACTCATCCGGACGTTCCTCCCGGCCGATTTCGCGTCACGTGACGAACAGCCCGCGCCCACCACAACTACCGCAGCGCCCGCGACCGGTGGGAAAGTCGATCTCGGCAAGGCGACGTTCAGCTTCACGGGCAAGCTGGCGAACATTACCCCGGCCGATGCGGAAGCGCAGGTAAAAGCCGCCAACGGCGTGCCCACCGCGAACGTGTCGCCCAAACTGCACTACCTTGTGGTTGGTGATTCGGGTTCGCCGTTCCTCGGCCAGGGCGCGAAGGGTGCCAAACACGTCAAAGCCGAGGAATTGAACTCGAAGGGCGCGAACATCAGCATCATCTCGGAGACGATGTTTCTCCAGATGCTCTCCGGTCAGCAGGTCACCGCGACGGCGGACGCCACCACACGCGGCTGCGAGCGGCTGTGGCAACTCGTCATCGCGCCCGGACCTGCGGACGCCCCGGTGGGCCGGTTCGCACGCGAATACGTCCGCCGGCACCACACCGACATCGCGCAGAAACTCACCGACAAGCCCGTTGACCCGGGCGCGGAGATCCCGTCATCGTTCCTTTCACTGGAGCGCGTGTTCCCGCTGTTCAGCGAGAGCCGCAAGCCGCTGCGCGAGTTCGCGCTGGAACTGGCGAGCTGGGAGTTCGCGCGCTGGAACCCCGGCGTCGATTATCTCGTCAGCATGGCCGACATCCCGTTTATGGACGTTCGGCGCTTCGTGGCGAAGTCGCTCCTCGCGGAAGATACGCCGCCGAACCGCCCGTTCCGTCTCGACCCCGCGAAACTCGAAGCGAGCGCCGTGTACCGATTCTGTGAATCGAACGACGAGGAGACGCGCGCGCTCGGAATGGAACTCATCAAGCGGCTCCCGAAACTCCGCGTGCCGGACGAGCTGTTCCGGCTCTCGGAAAGCCCGGATCGTAAGGTGCGCGCGTTCGTGATTCGCGCGCTGTGGACCGTCTACCGCGACCGCGGACTGACGCCGGACTGGAAGCCGCCGCTCCCACCGAAACCGACCGTCGGTGCGAAAGCCAAGAAGGACGCCGAGAAAGCTGCGGCGAATCGCGGCGAGGGCGTCCCGCACCGGCCCGAAAAGTGGCCCGCGGAGAAGCCGACCCTGAGCGAGTTCCTGCGGAGCATTCTGTTTGAGATTCCGCCGGGGCGACCGGAGAAGTCGCGCGACGCGGTCGAAGACACGGACTCCACCGACCCGAACGCGCCGAAGCCCGACAGGGTGGTGAGCGTGAAGCCGCTCCCGGCGCGCCGCGCGAAACTCGACCTCGTAGAAGTGATGCGCGACCTGGGACTGGAAGACAAACAGTTCGGGAGCGGGATTCTCCCGTTGTTGGACGAGTTCATGACCTCGCGCGGGCCGAGCGAACGCGCCGCGTGTCTGGTCGCGGTCACCCGCATCCGCCACAAGTACCCCGAACTGAAGAAGGAGGATGCGTAA
- a CDS encoding methyl-accepting chemotaxis protein, whose protein sequence is MPRLRDISLRVKLNALLIGYTATVIVALALAGYVLDRYRVGGSAYHEVMERKQLLDQMSPPPLVIGRIYLMLHEMDNAGNDEERRTALTRYREYEAEYHERQKHWLAKPDIDPTVRKALEATGHQPALEVFRIANDEFIPKNRDEKTRKDATAILRDKITPPYRDHVKAMREAATAVDTSTRAKEAEITGSITAWANATTVMSITAVSVFGLLGGVIIRSVVKSATALNERVRQMASGAGDLTARIAVDGADEMGQLAEGINAVIGKIHGIVAKARESSLQLLSIATQIAATARNQEQTVNNLSASTTQVAASVREVSATSKDLSGTMNEVSQTATHADELATHGRDNMTKMATEMKQLVESTASVSTKLGMIREKADSINAVVTTISKVADQTNLLSINAAIEAEKAGEYGRGFLVVAREIRRLADQTAVATLDIETMVRQMQDAVSVGVMQMDKFAEEVRSGVQQVTKINQMTYEIINEVRSLNGRFSLVNEGMRNQTTGAQQINDAMAQIADATHRSAQSVREFERTAAHLRSSVEGLNEEIAQFKT, encoded by the coding sequence ATGCCCCGCCTCCGCGACATCTCTCTGCGCGTAAAACTCAACGCTCTGCTCATCGGGTACACCGCGACCGTCATCGTCGCGCTCGCGCTCGCCGGGTACGTACTGGACCGGTACCGCGTGGGCGGGTCCGCGTACCATGAGGTCATGGAGCGTAAACAGCTCCTGGACCAGATGAGTCCGCCCCCGCTCGTGATCGGGCGCATTTATTTGATGCTCCACGAGATGGACAACGCCGGAAACGACGAAGAGCGCCGGACCGCCCTGACCCGGTACCGCGAGTACGAGGCCGAGTACCACGAGCGCCAAAAACACTGGCTCGCGAAACCGGACATTGATCCGACCGTGCGCAAGGCTCTCGAGGCAACGGGGCACCAACCGGCCCTGGAAGTGTTCCGGATCGCCAACGACGAGTTCATCCCGAAGAACCGCGACGAGAAAACGCGCAAGGACGCGACCGCGATCCTCCGCGACAAGATCACCCCACCGTACCGCGACCACGTCAAGGCCATGCGCGAGGCCGCCACCGCCGTGGACACGTCCACAAGGGCCAAAGAAGCCGAAATCACCGGGAGCATCACGGCCTGGGCCAACGCCACGACCGTGATGAGTATCACGGCGGTGAGCGTGTTCGGGCTGCTCGGCGGCGTCATTATCCGGAGCGTCGTGAAGTCCGCGACCGCCCTGAACGAGCGCGTGCGCCAGATGGCGAGTGGGGCCGGCGACCTGACCGCCCGCATCGCCGTGGACGGGGCCGACGAGATGGGCCAGCTCGCCGAGGGCATCAACGCGGTCATCGGCAAGATTCACGGCATCGTCGCGAAGGCGCGCGAGTCCAGCCTGCAGTTGCTCTCGATCGCGACGCAGATCGCCGCGACCGCGCGGAACCAGGAACAAACGGTCAACAACCTGAGTGCCTCCACGACCCAGGTCGCGGCGTCCGTGCGCGAGGTCTCCGCGACGAGCAAGGACCTGTCGGGCACCATGAACGAGGTGAGCCAGACCGCGACGCACGCGGACGAGCTCGCCACCCACGGGCGCGACAACATGACCAAGATGGCGACCGAGATGAAGCAGCTCGTGGAATCGACCGCGAGCGTGTCCACGAAACTGGGCATGATCCGCGAGAAGGCCGACAGCATCAACGCGGTGGTGACGACCATCTCGAAGGTCGCGGACCAGACCAACCTGCTGTCGATCAACGCCGCGATCGAGGCCGAAAAAGCGGGCGAGTACGGCCGCGGGTTCCTGGTCGTGGCGCGCGAAATCCGCCGCCTCGCGGACCAGACCGCGGTCGCGACCCTGGACATCGAAACGATGGTCCGCCAGATGCAGGACGCGGTGTCCGTGGGCGTGATGCAGATGGACAAGTTCGCCGAGGAGGTGCGCTCCGGCGTCCAACAGGTGACGAAGATCAACCAGATGACCTACGAGATCATCAACGAGGTGCGGAGCTTGAACGGGCGGTTCTCGCTGGTGAACGAGGGGATGCGGAACCAAACCACGGGCGCCCAGCAGATCAACGACGCGATGGCCCAGATCGCCGACGCGACCCACCGCAGCGCGCAGTCGGTCCGCGAGTTCGAGCGCACCGCGGCGCACCTCCGCAGCTCGGTCGAGGGGCTGAACGAAGAGATCGCGCAGTTCAAAACGTGA
- a CDS encoding CheR family methyltransferase, which translates to MIAAVIDKVVRDRLGLDSSALGPSILGRAIEQRMTARGIAEPSLYAARLMTEPAERDALAADLVVPETWFFRGGHALFDRLAAFALERAERSSGAVRVLSAPCSTGEEPYSLALAFLDHLSAPGSCTIDAIDLSERNLARATDARYPASAFREPGSDPRPAYFSKTGTGWELFPHIRSKVRFLNGNLADPLFLAGERPYDLILCRNVFIYLTPDAKQRAMANLDRLLAPDGRLCLTPAEAERLPPGRFVLEGPSEFGTYRRAGGGGIVLPAPVERVVIPVVELPAPPAPRTAPHDTNELATARRLADSGRLAEARTECEALLRVRPASANTLALLGVIHLAAGNPDAAFIALGKALYLAPDHPEALSHMIGLCERRGNTGRAAALRKRLARSENA; encoded by the coding sequence GTGATCGCCGCCGTCATCGATAAGGTCGTTCGCGACCGGTTGGGGCTCGATTCCTCGGCCCTGGGGCCGAGCATTCTCGGGCGCGCCATCGAACAGCGCATGACCGCGCGCGGGATCGCGGAACCGTCACTGTACGCGGCCCGCCTCATGACCGAGCCGGCCGAGCGCGACGCGCTCGCGGCCGACCTCGTCGTCCCCGAAACGTGGTTCTTCCGCGGCGGTCACGCGCTCTTCGACCGGCTCGCGGCTTTTGCCCTCGAACGCGCGGAGCGCTCGTCCGGGGCGGTCCGCGTCCTCAGCGCGCCGTGCAGCACCGGCGAGGAACCGTACTCCCTCGCGCTCGCGTTCCTCGATCACTTGAGCGCGCCGGGTTCCTGCACCATCGACGCGATCGATCTGTCCGAGCGGAACCTGGCGCGCGCGACCGATGCGCGGTACCCCGCGTCCGCGTTCCGCGAACCCGGTTCGGACCCGCGGCCCGCGTACTTCAGCAAAACGGGCACCGGGTGGGAACTGTTCCCGCACATCCGATCGAAGGTGCGGTTCCTCAACGGGAACCTCGCGGACCCACTGTTTTTGGCGGGCGAGCGCCCCTACGATCTGATCCTGTGCCGCAACGTGTTCATTTACCTGACGCCCGATGCCAAGCAGCGGGCGATGGCGAACCTCGACCGGCTGCTCGCACCCGACGGCCGCCTGTGCCTGACCCCCGCCGAGGCCGAGCGCCTGCCACCGGGGCGCTTTGTACTCGAAGGCCCGAGCGAGTTCGGCACGTACCGCCGCGCCGGGGGCGGGGGTATCGTTCTGCCCGCGCCCGTCGAACGGGTGGTCATCCCCGTTGTGGAATTGCCCGCCCCACCCGCGCCTCGAACCGCCCCGCACGACACGAACGAACTTGCGACCGCGCGCCGGCTCGCCGATTCCGGGCGCCTCGCCGAAGCGCGCACCGAGTGCGAGGCGCTCCTGCGCGTTCGCCCCGCCAGCGCAAATACACTCGCACTATTGGGCGTCATCCACCTCGCAGCCGGGAACCCGGACGCGGCCTTTATTGCACTTGGTAAGGCGCTCTACCTCGCGCCCGACCACCCCGAAGCGCTCAGCCACATGATCGGCCTGTGCGAGCGCCGCGGGAACACCGGCCGCGCGGCGGCGTTGCGCAAGCGCCTCGCCCGATCGGAGAACGCATGA
- a CDS encoding 3-methyladenine DNA glycosylase, producing MARGQKHPVYDFLFEYYSFRPAHLLRWTPGFGVALEDATRADVQWSEFTSTDTGLLLSASAFPEHRRSYLQWAANYLGAVLAREPSFACLGLHEWAMVYRDPNVRHPYVPLRLSREETDAVVDSQPLRCTHYDAFRFFTPAAVPLNRWELTRVTTSEHDQPGCIHANMDLYKFAYKIAPFCPSSVVADAFEVARFAREIDMRASPYDLSGYGFEPIRIETRAGREEYVELQRAVSLRAQPVRARVLDVYARLLGALREEPTPQPPP from the coding sequence ATGGCGCGCGGGCAGAAGCACCCCGTTTACGATTTCCTCTTCGAGTATTACTCGTTCCGGCCCGCGCACCTGTTGCGGTGGACACCGGGCTTCGGAGTCGCACTCGAAGACGCGACTCGTGCCGATGTGCAATGGAGCGAGTTCACTTCGACTGACACCGGGTTACTACTTTCTGCAAGTGCGTTCCCAGAGCACCGGCGCTCGTACCTCCAGTGGGCCGCCAATTACCTCGGGGCGGTGCTCGCGCGCGAACCGTCGTTCGCGTGCTTGGGGCTGCACGAGTGGGCGATGGTTTACCGCGACCCGAACGTGCGGCACCCCTACGTTCCGCTCCGGTTGTCGCGCGAAGAAACGGACGCCGTGGTGGACTCGCAACCGCTCCGCTGCACGCACTACGATGCGTTCCGGTTCTTCACGCCGGCCGCGGTGCCGCTGAACCGCTGGGAACTGACCCGCGTTACCACCTCCGAACACGATCAGCCGGGCTGCATTCACGCGAACATGGACCTCTACAAGTTCGCGTACAAGATCGCGCCGTTCTGCCCGTCGAGCGTGGTGGCGGACGCCTTCGAGGTGGCACGCTTCGCGCGAGAGATCGACATGCGCGCCAGCCCCTACGATTTGAGCGGCTACGGCTTCGAGCCGATCCGGATCGAAACGCGCGCGGGCCGCGAAGAGTACGTCGAGTTACAGCGCGCCGTGTCCCTTCGCGCACAGCCCGTTCGCGCGCGCGTACTGGACGTTTACGCGCGGTTGCTGGGAGCGCTGCGCGAAGAGCCTACCCCCCAACCCCCTCCCTAA
- a CDS encoding four helix bundle protein, translating into MAKIERFEDIDAWKRARVLTSRVYATTNAGAFARDFGLRDQIRRACVSIMSNIAEGFERGAGDKEFARFLSIAKGSAGEVRAQLYVALDVGYLTQSEFEEHTQLATEISRLLSRFMQYLTTTS; encoded by the coding sequence GTGGCAAAGATCGAGCGCTTCGAGGACATTGACGCCTGGAAACGAGCGCGGGTGCTGACGAGTCGGGTTTACGCGACTACAAATGCCGGCGCCTTCGCGCGCGATTTCGGGTTGCGCGACCAGATTCGGCGCGCGTGCGTCTCGATCATGTCGAACATCGCGGAAGGATTCGAGCGCGGCGCGGGCGATAAGGAATTCGCTCGCTTCCTGTCAATTGCCAAGGGATCTGCGGGCGAGGTTCGCGCTCAACTTTACGTCGCACTTGATGTCGGCTACCTGACGCAATCCGAGTTCGAGGAACACACGCAACTCGCTACAGAAATTTCGCGACTCCTTAGCCGCTTCATGCAATACCTGACTACGACTTCCTGA
- a CDS encoding chemotaxis protein CheW, which produces MNTKPLTVVPPDQCWNRIGVRGDRSCPELETVTHCNNCPVFAAAGRRFLDAPTPPGYLAEWTQRLAVREEVREGDESSVLVFRLGDEWLALPVAVLVEVTRPRPLHRIPHRGGLLAGMANIRGELHLCVRLDLILGVTAPADGDPDSRRLVVIRRESEGWVFAADEVDQVHRVLLPDLAAAAPTLARSHGKLTRGVFPHANRSIGLLDDARLFQTLRERLR; this is translated from the coding sequence ATGAACACAAAACCGCTCACCGTGGTCCCGCCGGACCAGTGCTGGAACCGCATCGGTGTGCGCGGGGACCGGTCGTGCCCGGAACTCGAAACGGTCACGCACTGCAACAACTGCCCGGTGTTCGCGGCGGCCGGGCGGCGGTTCCTTGACGCGCCCACGCCGCCCGGCTACCTCGCCGAATGGACCCAGCGGCTCGCGGTCCGCGAAGAGGTCCGCGAGGGCGACGAGTCCAGCGTCCTCGTGTTCCGCCTGGGCGACGAGTGGCTCGCGCTGCCGGTCGCGGTGCTGGTCGAAGTCACCCGCCCGCGCCCGCTGCACCGCATCCCGCACCGCGGCGGGTTGCTCGCGGGGATGGCGAACATTCGCGGGGAGCTGCACCTGTGCGTGCGGCTCGACCTGATCCTGGGCGTGACCGCTCCCGCGGACGGCGACCCCGATTCGCGCCGGCTCGTCGTGATCCGGCGCGAGTCCGAAGGGTGGGTCTTCGCGGCCGACGAGGTCGATCAGGTTCACCGCGTGCTGCTCCCGGACCTCGCGGCCGCCGCGCCGACGCTCGCCCGATCGCACGGCAAACTGACGCGCGGCGTGTTCCCCCACGCGAACCGATCGATCGGCCTGCTCGACGACGCGCGCCTCTTCCAAACGTTGCGGGAGCGCCTCCGATGA